A single Mixta calida DNA region contains:
- a CDS encoding DUF1127 domain-containing protein, translated as MEYEANRSGKPISLALLLAPARAIKQWIKRQRTRRILARMSDERLKDIGLTRDEVRRFR; from the coding sequence ATGGAATATGAAGCAAACCGCAGCGGCAAGCCGATTAGCCTTGCCTTACTGCTCGCGCCGGCGCGTGCGATCAAGCAGTGGATAAAACGGCAGCGTACCCGACGCATTCTGGCGCGCATGTCGGATGAACGCCTGAAGGACATCGGCCTGACGCGGGATGAGGTGCGGCGTTTTCGCTAA